A window from Bubalus kerabau isolate K-KA32 ecotype Philippines breed swamp buffalo chromosome 5, PCC_UOA_SB_1v2, whole genome shotgun sequence encodes these proteins:
- the SAMD11 gene encoding sterile alpha motif domain-containing protein 11: MPAVKKELPGREDLALALATFHPTLAALPLPPLPGYLAPLPAAAALPPAASLPAATAGYEALLAPPLRAPRAYLSLHEAAPHLHLPRDPLALERFSATAAAAPDFQPLLDNGEPCIEVECGANRALLYVRKLCQGSKGPSIRHRGEWLTPNEFQFVSGRETAKDWKRSIRHKGKSLKTLMSKGILQVHPPICDCPGCRISSPVNRGRLADKRTVALPPARILKKELTPSFSASDGDSDGSGPACGQRLGLKQEDEPHVRIMKRRVHTHWDVNISFRETSCSQDSDLPTLISSVHRSRHLVMPEHQSRCEFQRGSVEIGLGAAGDLLGKRLGRSPHISSDCPLEKKARSKSPQETLLLPELGPSMAPEDHYRRLVSALSEASTFEDPQRLYHLGLPSHDLLRVRQEVAAAAARSPSGLEVHLPSSTAGQRRKQSLAQHRDATGPAGAPCFSERELSQPPPLLSPQNAPHIALGPHLRPPFLGVPSALCQTPGYGFLPPAQAEMFARQQELLRKQNLARLEMSAELLRQKELESSHRPQLLAPEAALRPPDGAEELQRRGAMLVLRHSSAPLLALPPQGPPGPGPPTPPREPARRAPRKGGPSPASGRPSESKETTGAGLWAPDGSEDEPPKDSDGEDSEMVAAGGQAPHPGQAPPGGASSEGKGLLSGSMLPPPLPLGLPYTVSPFFHTGTMGGLFMDGEEATAPEDVSKWTVDDVCSFVGGLSGCGEYAPVFREQGIDGETLPLLTEEHLLTTMGLKLGPALKIRAQVAKRLGRVFYMASLPVALPLQPPTARAPERELSSGEQPLSPALAPSPYGGVHPPASRASPKHENGTMTLLPGPADPSQSLC; encoded by the exons ATGCCGGCGGTCAAGAAGGAGCTACCCGGCCGCGAAGACCTCGCTCTGGCTCTGGCCACCTTCCACCCGACCCTGGCAGCGTTGCCACTGCCGCCGCTGCCTGGCTACCTGGCGCCACTGCCCGCCGCGGCCGCCCTGCCCCCGGCAGCCTCGCTACCAGCCGCAACAGCGGGCTACGAGGCGCTGTTGGCCCCGCCGCTCCGTGCCCCTCGCGCCTACCTGAGCCTGCATGAGGCCGCCCCGCACCTCCACCTGCCCAGAGACCCTCTGGCCCTCGAGCGCTTTTCGGCCACTGCGGCCGCGGCACCGGATTTCCAGCCGCTGCTGGACAACGGCGAGCCCTGCATCGAGGTGGAGTGCGGCGCCAACCGCGCGCTGCTCTACGTGCGCAAACTCTGCCAGGGCAGCAAGGGTCCGTCCATCCGCCACCGCGGCGAGTGGCTCACACCCAACGAGTTCCAGTTCGTCAGCGGCCGCGAGACGGCCAAGGACTGGAAACGCAGCATCCGCCACAAAG GGAAAAGTCTGAAGACGCTTATGTCCAAGGGGATCCTTCAGGTGCATCCTCCGATCTGCGACTGTCCCGGCTGTCGAATATCCTCCCCGGTG AACCGGGGGCGGCTGGCAGACAAGAGGACAGTTGCCCTGCCCCCTGCCCGGATCCTGAAGAAGGAGCTGACCCCCAGCTTCTCAGCCAGTGATGGCGACAGCGACGGGAGTGGTCCGGCCTGTGGGCAGCGGCTGGGCTTGAAGCAGGAAGACGAGCCGCATGTCCGTATCATGAAGAGAAG AGTCCACACCCACTGGGACGTGAACATCTCCTTCCGAGAGACGTCCTGCAG CCAGGACAGTGACCTTCCCACCCTCATATCCAGTGTGCATCGCAGCCGCCACCTCGTTATGCCTGAGCATCAGAGCCGCTGTGAATTCCAGAGAGGCAGCGTGGAAATAGGCCTGGGAGCCGCAG GTGACCTGTTGGGCAAGAGGCTGGGTCGCTCCCCCCACATCAGCAGTGACTGCCCTTTGGAGAAGAAGGCCCGAAGCAAGTCTCCTCAAG AGACTCTGTTGCTTCCGGAACTAGGGCCCAGCATGGCCCCCGAGGACCATTACCGCCGGCTGGTGTCCGCCCTGAGTGAGGCCAGCACCTTTGAGGACCCTCAGCGTCTCTACCACCTGGGCCTCCCCAGCCATG ATCTCCTGAGGGTCCGACAGGAGGTGGCGGCAGCAGCTGCGAGGAGCCCCAGTGGCCTGGAGGTCCACCTGCCCTCATCCACGGCAGGTCAGCGTCGGAAGCAGAGCCTGGCTCAGCACAGAGACGCCACCGGCCCAGCTGGCGCCCCGTGCTTCTCAGAGAG GGAGCTGTCGCAACCGCCCCCCTTGCTGTCGCCCCAGAATGCCCCACACATCGCTCTGGGCCCCCACCTCAGGCCCCCCTTTTTGGGGGTGCCCTCGGCCCTGTGCCAGACCCCAG GTTACGGCTTCCTGCCCCCTGCCCAGGCGGAGATGTTCGCCCGGCAGCAAGAGCTCCTGCGGAAGCAGAATCTGGCCCG GCTGGAGATGTCAGCAGAGCTCTTGCGCCAGAAGGAGCTGGAGAGCTCGCACCGGCCACAACTGCTGGCGCCCGAGGCCGCCCTGCGCCCGCCGGACGGTGCCGAGGAGCTGCAGCGGCGCGGGGCCATGCTGGTGCTGAGACACAGCTCCGCACCGCTGCTGGCCCTGCCTCCCCAGGGCCCGCCGGGCCCCGGGCCCCCTACCCCACCCCGAGAGCCTGCCCGCCGAGCTCCTCGGAAAGGgggccccagccctgcctcaggCCGGCCCAGTGAGTCCAAGGAGACAACGGGGGCTGGACTCTGGGCACCAGACGGTTCTGAAGATGAACCCCCCAAGGACTCAGACGGCGAGGACTCCGAGATGGTGGCTGCTGGAGGCCAGGCCCCCCACCCAGGCCAAGCCCCACCTGGAGGGGCCAGCTCTGAAGGGAAGGGTCTTCTCTCAGGGTCCATGCTGCCCCCTCCACTGCCCCTGGGCTTACCCTACACTGTCAGCCCCTTCTTCCACACAG GCACCATGGGGGGCCTCTTCATGGATGGGGAGGAGGCCACAGCCCCTGAGGACGTCAGCAAGTGGACAGTGGACGATGTCTGCAGCTTTGTGGGGGGCCTGTCTGGCTGTGGAGAATACGCACCG gtTTTCAGAGAACAGGGGATTGACGGGGAGACCCTGCCCCTGCTGACGGAAGAACACCTCCTGACCACCATGGGGCTGAAGCTGGGGCCTGCTCTCAAGATCCGGGCCCAG GTGGCCAAGCGCCTGGGCCGCGTCTTCTACATGGCCAGCCTCCCCGTGGCTCTGCCGCTGCAGCCACCAACAGCGCGGGCTCCTGAACGGGAGCTCAGCTCGGGGGAGCAGCCTCTGTCCCCAGCATTGGCCCCCTCCCCCTATGGGGGGGTGCACCCCCCGGCCAGCCGCGCCTCACCCAAGCACGAGAATGGAACCATGACTCTGCTCCCAGGGCCTGCGGACCCCTCCCAGTCTCTGTGCTGA